Genomic segment of Microbacterium sp. BH-3-3-3:
GTGGCACCTCGAACTCAGCGTGGGCGCCTGGGCGGCCGACGGCCTCCTCGCCATCTTCTTCTTCCTCGTTGGCCTCGAGCTCAAACGCGAGATCGTCGTGGGTAGCCTCCGCCGATTCCAGACGGCCATCGTGCCGGTCACCGCCGCCGTCGCCGGTGTCGCCGTCCCCGCGCTCATCTACATCGCGGTCGTGCACACCCAGCCGAGCCTGCTCGCCGGCTGGGCCATCCCGACGGCGACCGACATCGCTTTCGCCGTCGCCGTGCTCGCGCTGGTGGGGTCGCACCTCCCGGGTCCGCTGCGCATCTTCCTGCTGACCTTGGCCGTGGTCGACGACCTCATCGCGATCGCCATCATCGCGATCTTCTACACGAGCGACATCGCCCTGCTGCCCCTCGGCGTGTTCGCCGCACTCGTCGTGGTCTACGGCGTCATCGCCCATCGCGCACGCGCGTGGTTCGCGCGCACCCCCTGGGCGGCGTGGGTGGTGCTGCTGCCGATCGGTTTCGCGGCGTGGGCATTCCTGCACGCGTCGGGCGTGCACGCGACCATCGCCGGTGTCGCCCTGGCCTTCACGATCCCCGTCGGACCTTCACGGCGGGGGACGAACGCGGGCACCGACCTCGCCGAGCAGTTCGAGCACCGGTTCCGCCCGATCTCGGCCGGCATCGCCGTGCCGATCTTCGCGTTCTTCGCCGCGGGGGTCGCCGTGGGCGGGGGCGACGGCATCGTCCGAGCGCTCAGCGACCCGGTGACCATCGGCGTCGTGGCGGGTCTGGTGCTGGGCAAGCCCCTCGGCATCCTGCTCGGTGTGCGCCTGCTCACGCTCGTCACGCGAGTGCGCCTCGACCCGGCGCTGCGCTGGATCGATCTCGCCGGGGTCGGGTTGCTGGCCGGCATCGGCTTCACCGTCTCGCTGCTGATCGCCGAGCTGAGCTTCCCCGACGGTTCCCCGCACACCGACGACGCCAAGATCGCCATCATGGTCGCCTCGCTCCTCGCCTCGCTCCTGGCGTCGTGCGTGCTGCTCGTGCGCAATCGCCGGTACGCGCAGCTGGCGCGCGACGAAGCGGTGGATGCCGACGGTGACGACGTCGCAGACGTGTACCAGCAGCCGTCGAGCGGCGACCGCTGAGTCCCGACCGCGCGTCGCACGGCGACCGCCGCAGCGCGACGGGGAGTCCCCCCGCCCGCGGGCCTCGCCGTGCGCCGGCCTGTGCGATGCATCCATTCCCCTCCTCGGATGCTGTGTCGTGGGCACAGCGGGCCGCGGGTGGCGCCTTCCTAGCCTGGGGAGGTACCGCAAGACACGAGGGAGTGCCTGACATGGACATCGCGAACGACATCGACGATCGGCAGCTCAACCCGCGGGCGCAGCGCCGCCGGGCGGTGATCGGAAGCTCCGTCGGCACGGTGATCGAGTGGTACGACTTCACCCTGTACGGACTGGCATCCGCTCTGGTCTTCGCGCCGCTGTTCTTCCCCGGCGGCGGTCAGTTCGCCGGGCTCCTCGGCGCCTTCGCGACCTTCGCGGTGGGCTTCGGCGCTCGTCCGATCGGCGGCCTCATCTTCGCGCACTTCGGCGATCGCATCGGCCGCAAGGGCACGCTGCTGGCGACCCTGCTCATGATGGGCATCGCCACGACCCTGATCGGTCTGCTCCCCACTGCCGAGTCGATCGGAATCTGGGCTCCGATCCTGCTCATCGTCCTGCGTCTGTTCCAGGGTGCCGGCGCGGGGGCCGAGTTCGCCGGCGCGATGACGATGGCGAGCGAGTCGTCCGAGACGCGCAACCGGGCGTTCATCGCCGGATTCCCGGGCGCCTCCGTCTACCTCGGCATGGCCCTCGCGACGGCCACGTTCGCCCTCATCAGCCTGCTCCCGCTCGAGCAGTTCCAGGCGTGGGGCTGGCGCATCCCGTTCGTGGCCAGCATCGTCATCGTCGGCTTCGCGCTGTACTTCCGCCTGCGCGTGACCGAGACCGCGGCCTTCTCGGCGGCCGAGCGAGACGGTGAGGTGTCACGCGCGCCGCTCGCCACCGCGGTGCGCTCGCACTGGCGCACCCTGCTGGCGGGCATGGCGTTCTTCGTCTTCGCGCTGCCGTGGGTCTACATCGTGCAGACGTTCTCGATCTCGTACACCACGGGCACGTTGGCCGTGAATCCGACGCACGCGCTCATCGCGCTCATCGTCGCCGAGCTGCTGACCATCCCCGCCACGCTCGGGTTCGGTCGGCTCGCCGATCGCATTGGGCGAAAGCCGGTGCTGCTGGCCGCGGCCGTGTTCGCGATCGTCTTCGCGTTCCCGATGTTCCTGCTGTTCCAGACCGAGAGCTCCGTTCTGGTGGGCGTCGCCCTCGTGCTCGGCTTGGCCATCGTGCAGGGGGCGACGATCGGCGTCAGCGCGGCGATGCTCGCGGAACTCTTCCCCACCCGCATGCGGTGGAGCGGTATCGCGATCTCGCGGGAGATCCCGGCGGCTCTGGTCGGGGGCACCGCGCCCC
This window contains:
- the nhaA gene encoding Na+/H+ antiporter NhaA → MTQNDLRAPRWPGYAEVHRVTTILRRESVGGLLLVIAAVVAIVWANSPASDSYFALRDFRFGYEPWHLELSVGAWAADGLLAIFFFLVGLELKREIVVGSLRRFQTAIVPVTAAVAGVAVPALIYIAVVHTQPSLLAGWAIPTATDIAFAVAVLALVGSHLPGPLRIFLLTLAVVDDLIAIAIIAIFYTSDIALLPLGVFAALVVVYGVIAHRARAWFARTPWAAWVVLLPIGFAAWAFLHASGVHATIAGVALAFTIPVGPSRRGTNAGTDLAEQFEHRFRPISAGIAVPIFAFFAAGVAVGGGDGIVRALSDPVTIGVVAGLVLGKPLGILLGVRLLTLVTRVRLDPALRWIDLAGVGLLAGIGFTVSLLIAELSFPDGSPHTDDAKIAIMVASLLASLLASCVLLVRNRRYAQLARDEAVDADGDDVADVYQQPSSGDR
- a CDS encoding MFS transporter produces the protein MDIANDIDDRQLNPRAQRRRAVIGSSVGTVIEWYDFTLYGLASALVFAPLFFPGGGQFAGLLGAFATFAVGFGARPIGGLIFAHFGDRIGRKGTLLATLLMMGIATTLIGLLPTAESIGIWAPILLIVLRLFQGAGAGAEFAGAMTMASESSETRNRAFIAGFPGASVYLGMALATATFALISLLPLEQFQAWGWRIPFVASIVIVGFALYFRLRVTETAAFSAAERDGEVSRAPLATAVRSHWRTLLAGMAFFVFALPWVYIVQTFSISYTTGTLAVNPTHALIALIVAELLTIPATLGFGRLADRIGRKPVLLAAAVFAIVFAFPMFLLFQTESSVLVGVALVLGLAIVQGATIGVSAAMLAELFPTRMRWSGIAISREIPAALVGGTAPLVATALVGLAGGAPWLVAAYLVGLSVIGVIGISALPETLHREEVDDAPAPGVGASTARR